A genomic segment from Sparus aurata chromosome 10, fSpaAur1.1, whole genome shotgun sequence encodes:
- the LOC115590268 gene encoding CD276 antigen-like, with translation MLLWTRPGLDPKYIHVQRAGRPMLMNQNRSYYNRTALFVDQLMNGNVSLKLFRVKLSDAGRYTCIIDSKKMEASVQLIVGAASSSVINITGFDKGAVVLQCESTGWYPEPEVFWLDGEGNLLSAGPTETVRGPDDLYTVSSRVTVEKRHSNSFTCRVQQNHINQIREAHIHVRDFVFVVPLPIAVAVGVGVAVLLVIGLCGILCIRRHQQDDEKKAAVLLKRNQKVKEHDVSERSCEDGPMLNLKKKQLEDQGGQLERVVIL, from the exons ATGCTTCTGTGGACCAGACCTGGTTTGGACCCAAAGTACATCCATGTGCAAAGAGCTGGACGACCAATGTTAATGAATCAGAACCGATCCTATTATAACCGCACAGCTCTGTTTGTGGATCAGCTGATGAACGGAAACGTCTCCCTGAAACTCTTCAGAGTGAAACTCTCTGATGCAGGACGATACACCTGCATCATTGATTCAAAGAAGATGGAAGCTTCCGTCCAACTCATCGTGG GTGCTGCCTCCTCATCTGTCATTAACATAACAGGGTTTGACAAAGGAGCAGTAGTTCTCCAGTGTGAGTCTACAGGCtggtatccagaacctgaggtgttctggctggacggtgagggaaacctcctctctgctggacctacagagacagtcagaggtcctgatgacctctatactgtcagcagcagagtgactgtggagaagagacacagcaacagcttcacctgtagagtccaacagaaccacaTCAACCAGATCAGAGAGGCACACATACATGTTCGAG ATTTTGTCTTCGTGGTCCCATTGCCGattgctgttgctgttggtgttggtgttgcaGTCTTGTTAGTTATCGGACTGTGTGGGATACTCT GCATCAGGAGGCACCAGCAGGATGATGAGAAAAAGGCAGCGGTGCTGTTGAAAAGAAATCAGAAGGTCAAGGAGCATGATGTCAGTGAGAGATCATGTGAAGACGGTCCCATGTTGAACCTGAAGAAGAAGCAACTGGAGGACCAGGGAGGCCAACTGGAAAGGGTGGTCATCCTGTGA
- the LOC115589340 gene encoding myelin-oligodendrocyte glycoprotein-like — MLATPPLFYPLGRTTNITTLVLCCIKRHSRSPPCFLVHFSSPPQQSDCRSPGCSILRSCKLEPDAGRSIWTICISLLFLTMILIKPSHGASSELICSHQPIVALAGDDVILPCQLQPAVSVSSETTLWIRPGLDPKYIHVHEAGRQMTINQNPDFRQRTALFVDQLMNGNVSLKLFRVKPSDAGRYTCIRESKKMEASVQLIVDVVFVDPLPITVGVGVVAAVLLVIGLCGISYIRRHQQDDEKKAAVLLKRNQKVKEHDVSERSCEDGPMLNLKKKQLEDQGGQLESVVVL, encoded by the exons ATGCTGGCCACACCCCCTTTATTTTACCCGTTGGGACGAACTACAAACATCACGACACTCG TTCTCTGCTGTATAAAGAGGCACAGCCGCAGTCCGCCCTGCTTCCTGGTTCACTTCAGTTCTCCACCACAACAGTCTGACTGCAG GAGTCCAGGCTGCTCCATCCTAAGATCCTGCAAGCTGGAGCCAGATGCTGGACGGTCCATTTGGACCATCTGTATTTCACTTCTCTTTCTCACCATGATCCTTATAAAACCCTCTCATGGAG cGTCATCAGAGTTGATTTGTTCTCATCAACCAATCGTAGCCCTGgctggtgatgatgtcattctaCCATGTCAGCTTCAACCTGCAGTCAGTGTCAGTTCTGAGACTACACTGTGGATCAGACCTGGTTTGGACCCAAAGTACATCCATGTGCATGAAGCTGGACGGCAAATgacaataaatcaaaatccagATTTTCGTCAGCGCACAGCTCTGTTTGTGGATCAGCTGATGAACGGAAATGTCTCCCTGAAACTCTTCAGAGTGAAACCCTCCGATGCAGGACGATACACCTGCATCAGGGAGTCAAAGAAGATGGAAGCTTCCGTCCAACTCATTGTGG ATGTTGTCTTCGTGGACCCATTGCCGATtactgttggtgttggtgttgtaGCTGCAGTCTTGTTAGTTATCGGACTGTGTGGGATATCCT ACATCAGGAGGCACCAGCAGGATGATGAGAAAAAGGCAGCAGTACTGTTGAAAAGAAATCAGAAGGTCAAGGAGCATGATGTCAGTGAGAGATCATGTGAAGACGGTCCCATGTTGAACCTGAAGAAGAAGCAACTGGAGGACCAGGGAGGCCAACTGGAAAGTGTGGTCGTCCTGTAA